A region of Oncorhynchus kisutch isolate 150728-3 linkage group LG29, Okis_V2, whole genome shotgun sequence DNA encodes the following proteins:
- the zar1l gene encoding protein ZAR1-like has translation MEGFMFSPYNFNGYPGCGPMMAPILHGNPKFKPHTWGKGSIYVPPEALDYLDVCKRAQLKAILSQVNPNLTPRLRKANTKEFGVQVNAQVDAMVQCSLGPKTLFYRERKFPLFSKSPVKCQQSPSAASSLDPKALPSTPVNNVRFSRPLAIYSPVFDRRFFALPVKAQDDGVYCEGGEGGGNGAIDEDGEADVTEQKTEDQVRPEIPREVVRKPLHQTPKGFNFQFLEQKYGFFHCSQCNVRWESAYVWCISGTSKVYFKQLCRKCQNGFNPYRVESIQCKVCSQTRCCCEQKERHIDMKRPHRQDLCGRCRGKRISCDTTYSYKYIV, from the exons ATGGAGGGGTTTATGTTTTCTCCATACAACTTTAATGGCTATCCGGGCTGCGGTCCCATGATGGCTCCTATCCTCCACGGCAACCCGAAGTTCAAGCCTCACACCTGGGGTAAGGGAAGCATCTACGTGCCTCCCGAAGCGCTGGACTACCTTGACGTGTGTAAACGGGCCCAGCTGAAGGCCATCCTGTCTCAGGTGAATCCCAACCTTACCCCTCGTCTCCGGAAGGCAAACACCAAGGAGTTCGGGGTTCAGGTCAACGCCCAGGTCGACGCGATGGTCCAGTGCTCCCTCGGACCCAAGACGCTGTTCTACCGGGAAAGGAAATTTCCGTTATTTTCGAAGTCGCCTGTGAAGTGCCAGCAGAGTCCCTCGGCGGCTTCTTCTCTGGACCCGAAAGCGTTGCCGAGCACTCCGGTAAACAACGTGCGCTTCTCGCGACCCCTCGCTATCTACTCTCCGGTGTTTGATCGCCGGTTCTTCGCGCTGCCGGTGAAAGCGCAGGATGACGGCGTGTactgtgagggaggagaggggggcggTAACGGGGCTATTGATGAGGATGGCGAGGCCGACGTTACCGAGCAGAAAACGGAGGACCAGGTTAGACCGGAGATCCCGCGTGAGGTTGTCAGGAAACCCCTACACCAGACGCCCAAAGGGTTCAACTTTCAG TTTCTGGAGCAGAAGTACGGATTTTTCCACTGCAGCCAGTGTAACGTCCGTTGGGAGAGTGCCTATGTGTGGTGCATCTCTGGAACTAGTAAG GTGTACTTCAAGCAGCTCTGTCGTAAGTGCCAGAATGGATTTAACCCCTATAGAGTGGAGTCTATCCAGTGCAAG GTGTGTTCCCAGACCCGGTGCTGCTGTGAGCAGAAGGAGCGGCACATTGACATGAAGAGACCTCATAGACAGGACCTGTGTGGCCGCTGCAGGGGAAAGAGGATTTCCTGTGACACTACCTATAGCTACAAATACATTGTCTGA